In Candidatus Edwardsbacteria bacterium, a genomic segment contains:
- a CDS encoding TIGR00282 family metallophosphoesterase, which produces MKILFIGDIIGRPGRQAVEKLLPGLVEEHQIDFVIANGENAAAGFGLTPAVLDNLFALGIDVVTSGNHLWDKRDILPRLKKEPRLLRPANYPPDVPGTCFGVYQDKQGRKVGVFNLLGRVFMPAVDCPFRTADQVIAELKKETDIIILDMHAEATSEKIALGWYLDGRASAVIGTHTHVMTADERVLPQGTAYITDAGMTGGFDSVIGMEKEPIIEKFLTQLPTKFEVAEGDVRFNGVVVEVDEQSGKARGIIKIIYAEQ; this is translated from the coding sequence ATGAAAATTCTTTTTATCGGCGATATCATCGGGCGGCCGGGACGTCAGGCGGTGGAGAAGCTTCTGCCCGGGCTGGTCGAGGAGCATCAGATAGACTTTGTGATAGCCAACGGGGAGAATGCCGCGGCCGGTTTCGGTCTGACCCCGGCGGTGCTGGACAATCTGTTCGCCCTGGGCATAGACGTGGTCACCTCCGGCAATCATCTATGGGACAAGAGGGACATTCTGCCCCGGCTGAAAAAAGAGCCGCGCCTGCTGCGTCCGGCCAATTATCCGCCTGATGTGCCGGGCACCTGTTTCGGGGTCTACCAAGACAAGCAGGGGCGCAAGGTCGGGGTGTTCAATCTGCTGGGCCGGGTGTTCATGCCGGCGGTGGATTGTCCGTTCAGAACAGCCGACCAGGTGATAGCCGAGCTGAAGAAAGAGACCGACATCATCATCTTGGATATGCATGCCGAGGCCACATCAGAAAAGATCGCCCTGGGCTGGTATCTGGATGGCCGGGCCAGCGCGGTGATAGGCACCCACACCCATGTGATGACCGCCGACGAGCGGGTGCTGCCCCAGGGTACGGCCTATATCACCGACGCCGGGATGACCGGCGGGTTCGACAGCGTGATTGGCATGGAGAAGGAGCCGATCATCGAGAAGTTTTTGACCCAACTGCCCACCAAGTTTGAGGTGGCCGAGGGGGATGTGAGGTTCAACGGGGTGGTGGTGGAGGTGGATGAGCAGAGCGGGAAGGCGAGGGGAATCATCAAAATTATATATGCTGAACAATGA
- the rny gene encoding ribonuclease Y: protein MMTVIWIIIAVAGTGLGSFLGYLIHQKISEAKLAGAEKLAEKVIAEAQREAATYKKAAAVQAKEESYRLKTTFEKETQSRRQEIKDYEHRITEKEKQIDHKVDIINRKEKDVEVRERELVAKERVVRAKDERLTNLIDEQNNKLEQIAGLTQEEAKKILMQNLETQVRHESAQMMKVIRDEAKENAEKEARQIISMAVQRYAGEHTAETTVSVVPLASDEMKGRIIGREGRNIRAFEAATGVEVLIDDTPEAIVISAFDPVRREVARMAMEKLVSDGRIQPARIEEVIEKAQKDVDRSIKEAGESLALEVGVPGLHPELLLLLGRLKFRTSYGQNVLQHSKEVAFLASMMAGELELDSALAKRAGLLHDIGKAVDHNIEGTHSQIGMDIAKRYGESAIVINAVGAHHEDIEFISPISVLIAAADAISGARPGARRESLEAYVKRLEKLEEVAYSFSGVSKAYAIQAGREVRIIVTPEDVSDSRTTEMANEIAHKVESSLQYPGQIKVTVIRETRGIGYAK from the coding sequence ATGATGACAGTGATCTGGATAATTATAGCCGTGGCCGGCACCGGACTGGGGTCCTTTTTGGGATATTTGATACATCAGAAGATCTCCGAGGCCAAACTGGCCGGGGCCGAGAAGCTGGCCGAGAAGGTGATCGCCGAGGCCCAGCGCGAGGCGGCCACCTACAAGAAGGCGGCCGCGGTGCAGGCCAAGGAGGAATCGTACCGGCTGAAGACCACTTTTGAAAAGGAGACCCAGAGCCGCCGCCAGGAGATCAAGGATTACGAGCACCGGATAACCGAGAAGGAAAAGCAGATCGACCACAAGGTGGACATCATCAACCGCAAGGAGAAGGATGTCGAGGTCCGGGAGCGGGAGCTGGTGGCCAAGGAACGGGTGGTCCGGGCCAAGGACGAGCGCCTGACCAACCTGATCGACGAGCAGAATAACAAGCTGGAGCAGATCGCCGGACTGACCCAGGAGGAGGCCAAGAAGATACTGATGCAGAACCTGGAGACCCAGGTGCGCCATGAGTCCGCCCAGATGATGAAGGTCATCCGCGACGAGGCCAAGGAGAACGCCGAGAAGGAGGCCCGCCAGATCATCTCCATGGCGGTCCAGCGCTACGCCGGGGAGCACACCGCCGAGACCACCGTCTCCGTTGTGCCGCTGGCCAGCGACGAGATGAAGGGCCGGATCATCGGCCGGGAGGGACGCAACATCCGGGCCTTCGAGGCCGCCACCGGGGTGGAGGTGCTGATAGACGACACCCCGGAGGCCATAGTGATCTCGGCCTTCGACCCGGTGCGCCGGGAGGTGGCCCGGATGGCCATGGAGAAATTGGTGTCCGACGGGCGGATCCAGCCGGCCCGCATCGAGGAGGTCATCGAGAAGGCCCAGAAGGATGTAGACCGCAGCATCAAGGAGGCCGGGGAGTCTTTGGCCCTGGAGGTGGGGGTGCCAGGACTGCATCCCGAACTTCTGCTTCTTCTGGGAAGGCTGAAGTTCCGCACCAGCTACGGCCAGAACGTCCTGCAGCACTCCAAGGAAGTGGCTTTTCTGGCCAGCATGATGGCCGGGGAGCTGGAGCTGGATTCGGCCCTGGCCAAGCGGGCCGGGCTGCTGCATGACATCGGCAAGGCGGTGGACCACAACATCGAGGGCACCCACAGCCAGATCGGCATGGACATCGCCAAGCGCTACGGCGAGTCGGCCATAGTGATCAACGCCGTCGGCGCCCACCACGAGGATATCGAGTTCATCTCGCCCATCTCGGTGCTGATCGCGGCGGCCGATGCCATCTCCGGTGCCCGGCCGGGCGCCAGAAGGGAATCGCTGGAGGCCTACGTCAAACGGCTGGAGAAACTGGAGGAGGTGGCCTATTCGTTCAGCGGGGTCAGCAAGGCCTACGCCATCCAGGCCGGGCGCGAGGTCCGGATCATCGTCACCCCGGAGGATGTCAGCGACAGCCGGACCACCGAGATGGCCAACGAGATCGCCCACAAGGTGGAGTCGTCCCTGCAGTATCCCGGGCAGATCAAGGTGACGGTCATCCGCGAAACGCGGGGAATAGGGTACGCAAAATAA